A single genomic interval of Armigeres subalbatus isolate Guangzhou_Male chromosome 1, GZ_Asu_2, whole genome shotgun sequence harbors:
- the LOC134207926 gene encoding antigen 5 like allergen Cul n 1-like isoform X3 gives MLTLIGLRYQSHGASFDLGSDVNGFEYDYGGVYYGEDFTAEGTTVTEPPVTVTETTEERETAEELVFTTETETAAGSDFYCQEDLCLQYDFTGQLVAKKHVACGHDRSFAEDCPVGRTLFKIDPQIRAFILHLHNEARNRLANGSVSGFESALRMPTVEWDDELAELAELNAKSCQFKHDECRNTDLYRQAGQNLALGYYPVAEDIFDILEKLTNLWFNEYKDATQEVMDEYNNLPNVTIGHFTQMVSDRTTKIGCGIVIYPKKVSGFTFKVVLYACNYSITSIFGQPVYRKGPSAASCTTGSNEYYESLCSTSENQLVKSVPFYDI, from the exons ATGCTTACTTTGATCGGGCTGCGGTACCAATCGCACGGGGCCTCCTTTGATCTCGGCAGTGATGTGAATGGATTTGAGTACGATTACGGTGGTGTTTATTACGGCGAAGATTTCACTGCGGAGGGTACGACAGTGACCGAGCCGCCGGTTACTGTTACCGAAACGACTGAAGAACGGGAGACGGCTGAGGAATTGGTTTTCACGACCGAGACTGAGACTGCCGCCGGGAGCGATTTCTACTGCCAGGAGGATTTGTGTTTGCAATATGATTTCACCGGACAATTAGTAGCTAAGAAGCACGTGGCGTGCGGTCACGATAGATCGTTTGCGGAGGATTGCCCGGTTGGAAGAACATTGTTCAAGATTGATCCGCAGATTAGAGCATTCATTCTTCATTTGCACAATGAGGCGAGGAATAGGCTTGCCAATGGGTCTGTCAGCGGGTTCGAGAGTGCGCTCAGGATGCCAACTGTG GAATGGGACGATGAGCTTGCAGAGTTGGCCGAGTTAAATGCTAAAAGCTGTCAGTTCAAGCATGACGAGTGCAGAAATACTGATTTGTATCGGCAAGCAGGTCAGAATCTTGCACTTGGATACTATCCTGTTGCAGAGGACATTttcgatattttggaaaaattgaCTAACCTGTGGTTCAACGAATATAAAGATGCTACCCAAGAAGTGATGGATGAATACAACAATCTGCCAAA CGTCACGATTGGTCACTTCACCCAGATGGTGAGCGATCGAACCACAAAGATCGGTTGCGGAATCGTCATCTATCCGAAGAAGGTTTCCGGATTCACGTTCAAGGTGGTGCTGTACGCTTGCAACTATTCGATAACGAGCATTTTTGGACAGCCAGTGTACAGGAAAGGTCCGTCGGCGGCCAGTTGCACTACGGGGTCTAACGAATACTACGAAAGCTTGTGTAGTACAAGTGAAAACCAGTTGGTTAAATCAGTGCCTTTCTACGatatttaa
- the LOC134207927 gene encoding glycine-rich selenoprotein-like: MVYIARDGSVHESPPWSIQRLIGIITGFFSLIAMFFKTMFNMDSSRTSSARDSGGGRGSGGGGGGPPPPGGPRRRPIGRMMTLSDCTIPGGG; this comes from the exons ATGGTTTATATAGCGAGAG ACGGAAGTGTTCACGAATCTCCGCCATGGAGCATCCAACGGCTCATCGGGATCATCACTGGATTCTTCAGCTTGATCGCTATGTT CTTCAAAACAATGTTCAACATGGACTCAAGTAGGACATCCAGCGCTCGGGACTCCGGTGGTGGTCGAGGGAGCGGCGGAGGCGGAGGTGGTCCACCTCCCCCCGGAGGCCCGCGGCGTCGTCCAATCGGACGGATGATGACCCTCAGCGATTGTACCATTCCAGGGGGCGGATGA
- the LOC134207926 gene encoding antigen 5 like allergen Cul n 1-like isoform X2 has protein sequence MDTANYRRLISRRQSSPPSSPCRWLSLLMLTLIGLRYQSHGASFDLGSDVNGFEYDYGGVYYGEDFTAEGTTVTEPPVTVTETTEERETAEELVFTTETETAAGSDFYCQEDLCLQYDFTGQLVAKKHVACGHDRSFAEDCPVGRTLFKIDPQIRAFILHLHNEARNRLANGSVSGFESALRMPTVEWDDELAELAELNAKSCQFKHDECRNTDLYRQAGQNLALGYYPVAEDIFDILEKLTNLWFNEYKDATQEVMDEYNNLPNVTIGHFTQMVSDRTTKIGCGIVIYPKKVSGFTFKVVLYACNYSITSIFGQPVYRKGPSAASCTTGSNEYYESLCSTSENQLVKSVPFYDI, from the exons ATACTGCCAATTATAGACGCCTAATTAGCCGCCGCCAATCATCGCCGCCTTCGTCGCCATGTCGGTGGTTAAGTTTGCTGATGCTTACTTTGATCGGGCTGCGGTACCAATCGCACGGGGCCTCCTTTGATCTCGGCAGTGATGTGAATGGATTTGAGTACGATTACGGTGGTGTTTATTACGGCGAAGATTTCACTGCGGAGGGTACGACAGTGACCGAGCCGCCGGTTACTGTTACCGAAACGACTGAAGAACGGGAGACGGCTGAGGAATTGGTTTTCACGACCGAGACTGAGACTGCCGCCGGGAGCGATTTCTACTGCCAGGAGGATTTGTGTTTGCAATATGATTTCACCGGACAATTAGTAGCTAAGAAGCACGTGGCGTGCGGTCACGATAGATCGTTTGCGGAGGATTGCCCGGTTGGAAGAACATTGTTCAAGATTGATCCGCAGATTAGAGCATTCATTCTTCATTTGCACAATGAGGCGAGGAATAGGCTTGCCAATGGGTCTGTCAGCGGGTTCGAGAGTGCGCTCAGGATGCCAACTGTG GAATGGGACGATGAGCTTGCAGAGTTGGCCGAGTTAAATGCTAAAAGCTGTCAGTTCAAGCATGACGAGTGCAGAAATACTGATTTGTATCGGCAAGCAGGTCAGAATCTTGCACTTGGATACTATCCTGTTGCAGAGGACATTttcgatattttggaaaaattgaCTAACCTGTGGTTCAACGAATATAAAGATGCTACCCAAGAAGTGATGGATGAATACAACAATCTGCCAAA CGTCACGATTGGTCACTTCACCCAGATGGTGAGCGATCGAACCACAAAGATCGGTTGCGGAATCGTCATCTATCCGAAGAAGGTTTCCGGATTCACGTTCAAGGTGGTGCTGTACGCTTGCAACTATTCGATAACGAGCATTTTTGGACAGCCAGTGTACAGGAAAGGTCCGTCGGCGGCCAGTTGCACTACGGGGTCTAACGAATACTACGAAAGCTTGTGTAGTACAAGTGAAAACCAGTTGGTTAAATCAGTGCCTTTCTACGatatttaa
- the LOC134207926 gene encoding venom allergen 5-like isoform X1, with protein MYGNEYTITSYHSLRDGIKDTANYRRLISRRQSSPPSSPCRWLSLLMLTLIGLRYQSHGASFDLGSDVNGFEYDYGGVYYGEDFTAEGTTVTEPPVTVTETTEERETAEELVFTTETETAAGSDFYCQEDLCLQYDFTGQLVAKKHVACGHDRSFAEDCPVGRTLFKIDPQIRAFILHLHNEARNRLANGSVSGFESALRMPTVEWDDELAELAELNAKSCQFKHDECRNTDLYRQAGQNLALGYYPVAEDIFDILEKLTNLWFNEYKDATQEVMDEYNNLPNVTIGHFTQMVSDRTTKIGCGIVIYPKKVSGFTFKVVLYACNYSITSIFGQPVYRKGPSAASCTTGSNEYYESLCSTSENQLVKSVPFYDI; from the exons ATACTGCCAATTATAGACGCCTAATTAGCCGCCGCCAATCATCGCCGCCTTCGTCGCCATGTCGGTGGTTAAGTTTGCTGATGCTTACTTTGATCGGGCTGCGGTACCAATCGCACGGGGCCTCCTTTGATCTCGGCAGTGATGTGAATGGATTTGAGTACGATTACGGTGGTGTTTATTACGGCGAAGATTTCACTGCGGAGGGTACGACAGTGACCGAGCCGCCGGTTACTGTTACCGAAACGACTGAAGAACGGGAGACGGCTGAGGAATTGGTTTTCACGACCGAGACTGAGACTGCCGCCGGGAGCGATTTCTACTGCCAGGAGGATTTGTGTTTGCAATATGATTTCACCGGACAATTAGTAGCTAAGAAGCACGTGGCGTGCGGTCACGATAGATCGTTTGCGGAGGATTGCCCGGTTGGAAGAACATTGTTCAAGATTGATCCGCAGATTAGAGCATTCATTCTTCATTTGCACAATGAGGCGAGGAATAGGCTTGCCAATGGGTCTGTCAGCGGGTTCGAGAGTGCGCTCAGGATGCCAACTGTG GAATGGGACGATGAGCTTGCAGAGTTGGCCGAGTTAAATGCTAAAAGCTGTCAGTTCAAGCATGACGAGTGCAGAAATACTGATTTGTATCGGCAAGCAGGTCAGAATCTTGCACTTGGATACTATCCTGTTGCAGAGGACATTttcgatattttggaaaaattgaCTAACCTGTGGTTCAACGAATATAAAGATGCTACCCAAGAAGTGATGGATGAATACAACAATCTGCCAAA CGTCACGATTGGTCACTTCACCCAGATGGTGAGCGATCGAACCACAAAGATCGGTTGCGGAATCGTCATCTATCCGAAGAAGGTTTCCGGATTCACGTTCAAGGTGGTGCTGTACGCTTGCAACTATTCGATAACGAGCATTTTTGGACAGCCAGTGTACAGGAAAGGTCCGTCGGCGGCCAGTTGCACTACGGGGTCTAACGAATACTACGAAAGCTTGTGTAGTACAAGTGAAAACCAGTTGGTTAAATCAGTGCCTTTCTACGatatttaa